The following proteins are encoded in a genomic region of Zea mays cultivar B73 chromosome 9, Zm-B73-REFERENCE-NAM-5.0, whole genome shotgun sequence:
- the LOC100383861 gene encoding uncharacterized protein LOC100383861 — protein sequence MLRSLLAPDRRPCSRGLGTGPNYLHGLRVRDNPISSRSPWKARPPPVILDSPRPRPRSTLLSPTIPTDSAPYHHPGSLERDPLSSLLQSPLPQPRSPPSLSILAHALHGRRGRDARVDLCRGCDALPGRLLPVLRAPCAALERHRAVHVLVVSPRLAHVVPPASTDHQAHSHCRPERIATNRCVQFYSTPASSRCASTRGRS from the coding sequence ATGCTCCGCTCTCTACTCGCCCCAGATCGTCGCCCCTGTTCGCGTGGATTGGGTACCGGTCCCAACTATCTCCATGGATTGCGCGTCCGCGACAACCCAATCTCCTCCCGGTCTCCATGGAAGGCGCGTCCTCCCCCCGTGATTCTCGATTCCCCGCGTCCGCGCCCCAGATCCACTCTCCTCTCTCCCACAATCCCCACGGACTCTGCCCCGTATCACCACCCCGGCTCCTTAGAACGTGATCCACTCTCCTCTCTCCTGCAATCCCCGCTACCTCAACCCAGATCGCCGCCCTCGCTCTCGATCCTCGCCCACGCTCTCCATGGAAGGCGAGGCCGCGATGCTCGCGTGGATCTATGTAGAGGCTGCGACGCTCTCCCAGGAAGACTACTGCCAGTGCTCCGTGCTCCATGCGCCGCGCTGGAACGCCACCGTGCGGTCCATGTCCTCGTAGTATCGCCCAGACTCGCCCATGTAGTCCCACCTGCATCCACCGACCACCAAGCACACTCTCACTGCAGACCAGAGAGGATTGCCACGAATAGGTGTGTGCAGTTCTACTCTACCCCTGCATCGAGCCGGTGTGCGTCCACCAGAGGCCGGAGTTGA